One stretch of Bosea vaviloviae DNA includes these proteins:
- a CDS encoding sensor histidine kinase — protein sequence MGKPTDGKLEKTPVTVGERGQAASSVRKLARWLAMLSSIATPWRALSLERKFLLTATLAIVLSMMTLGYWVEKRIRVGWIQGMAETGALYLEGFLAHHVQTLENSRILPAASRTEIQNLLSDTRLGNRVAIIKLWDLDGNLIYSTNNSDSHEKLHSGYIERIKGGEVVVDENTDDHISELRSINITPRLIEIYAPIYKRNSNNIIAIGEFYEYDKFLKSEIKSVKYGTWFLIFNVSVIIIVLLHIIVSKTGKTIGDQRELLESNFARAAELAKRNNALRRAADRARLNATVLNETYLASVGADIHDGPIQILSLMMLKLPDATPNATRLDELGMVRRDLEPLIQQTLADLRNLSAGLVLPEVENLSPTETIDLAITRHEHQTGTMVLRDLEDLPERVSRAIRVCAYRVVQEALNNSYKHAGGQGQRVSARLTGKMLEIVVTDTGIGPTLQRHYPARSTKLGLQGMDSRVRALRGSLIIARLDNGGTEVRATLPVRS from the coding sequence ATGGGCAAGCCTACTGACGGAAAGCTCGAAAAAACCCCGGTGACCGTAGGCGAACGCGGGCAAGCGGCTTCAAGTGTTCGAAAGCTTGCGCGCTGGCTGGCGATGCTGAGCTCAATTGCGACGCCCTGGCGCGCCCTCAGCTTGGAGCGCAAATTCTTACTCACTGCTACGCTAGCAATCGTTTTATCGATGATGACGTTAGGTTACTGGGTCGAAAAACGAATCCGCGTGGGTTGGATTCAGGGCATGGCGGAGACTGGCGCTCTCTATCTCGAGGGCTTTCTGGCGCATCATGTCCAGACGCTCGAAAATTCCCGGATCTTGCCCGCAGCGAGCCGAACCGAGATCCAAAATTTGCTGTCCGATACCCGCCTTGGCAATCGGGTCGCGATTATAAAGCTTTGGGACCTCGATGGAAATCTTATATACAGTACGAACAATTCAGATTCGCACGAGAAACTTCATAGCGGCTACATCGAGCGTATTAAAGGCGGGGAAGTTGTTGTCGATGAGAATACTGATGATCATATTTCAGAATTAAGATCTATTAATATTACTCCGAGGCTGATTGAAATTTACGCTCCGATTTACAAAAGAAATTCCAATAATATAATAGCTATCGGAGAATTCTATGAGTATGATAAATTTTTAAAAAGCGAGATAAAAAGTGTAAAATATGGAACATGGTTCTTGATATTTAATGTTTCAGTTATAATTATTGTGCTTTTACATATAATCGTAAGTAAAACTGGCAAGACTATCGGAGACCAACGAGAATTGTTGGAATCCAATTTTGCTCGCGCGGCCGAATTGGCAAAGCGAAACAACGCCTTGCGGCGCGCAGCAGACCGCGCTCGGCTGAATGCGACGGTCTTGAACGAAACATATCTCGCCAGCGTTGGCGCGGATATCCATGACGGGCCCATTCAGATTCTTAGCTTGATGATGCTCAAACTGCCTGATGCCACCCCGAACGCAACTCGACTTGACGAGCTGGGCATGGTGCGGAGGGATCTGGAGCCCCTGATCCAGCAAACGCTTGCAGATCTGCGTAATCTCTCCGCTGGGCTGGTGCTTCCCGAGGTCGAGAATCTATCCCCGACGGAGACGATAGATCTGGCGATCACCCGGCACGAACACCAGACGGGAACCATGGTCCTGCGCGATCTCGAGGATTTACCCGAGCGCGTCTCGCGCGCCATCCGGGTCTGCGCTTATCGCGTTGTTCAAGAGGCCCTCAACAATTCCTACAAACATGCAGGAGGCCAAGGGCAGCGGGTGTCGGCGCGTCTCACCGGCAAGATGCTGGAGATCGTGGTGACCGATACTGGCATCGGTCCGACGTTGCAACGCCACTATCCCGCGCGCAGCACGAAGCTCGGTTTGCAAGGCATGGACAGTCGCGTCAGGGCGCTCCGCGGCAGCCTGATCATCGCACGGCTGGACAACGGCGGGACCGAAGTTCGAGCAACTCTGCCGGTGCGTTCCTAA
- a CDS encoding response regulator, producing the protein MRKISIAVVDDHPLLMEGLVALMQRKVGFSLTAAGSDASDIYSITEKHRPDAMIVDLNMPGDAFRAIKDAAQTAPDMKIVVFTASTNTDHAIQALEAGAKAYVLKGSSADDLIKAIEATCRGEIYITPCFAAKVISALQGKALDRQAAQSAKLSVREDQIVRLLLCGKQNREIASALSLSEKTVKGYMTLLMQKLKARNRLEVVIAAQRLNPTAFEGMRVSPRPQKSI; encoded by the coding sequence ATGAGAAAAATATCGATCGCGGTTGTCGACGACCATCCACTCTTAATGGAAGGTCTTGTGGCACTTATGCAGCGCAAAGTCGGGTTTTCGTTGACCGCAGCCGGATCAGATGCGAGCGATATCTATTCGATTACAGAAAAACACCGACCGGACGCGATGATAGTCGATCTGAATATGCCGGGAGATGCATTTCGGGCGATTAAGGATGCGGCACAAACAGCGCCGGATATGAAAATTGTCGTATTCACGGCCTCGACGAACACGGACCATGCCATTCAGGCTCTCGAGGCTGGCGCCAAGGCCTATGTCTTGAAAGGCAGCAGCGCCGATGACCTCATCAAGGCTATCGAGGCGACGTGTCGAGGCGAGATTTACATTACTCCCTGCTTTGCCGCCAAAGTGATCAGCGCCTTGCAGGGCAAGGCGCTGGACAGACAGGCAGCGCAGAGCGCAAAGCTTAGCGTTCGGGAGGATCAGATCGTCAGGCTGCTTCTGTGCGGCAAGCAGAACCGAGAAATTGCCAGCGCATTGTCGCTTAGCGAGAAGACCGTGAAGGGCTATATGACGCTGCTCATGCAGAAGCTGAAGGCACGCAATAGATTGGAAGTGGTGATCGCAGCGCAGAGGCTCAATCCCACAGCTTTTGAGGGCATGCGCGTTTCGCCGCGGCCGCAGAAGTCGATATAA
- a CDS encoding Nramp family divalent metal transporter gives MTANIDHRPRKIGWQRAPREPSLVEAFASVPLAPGATSWRRFLAFLGPGYLVAVGYMDPGNWATAVAGGSRFGYALLFVALLSNVMAIVLQALCARLAIATGRDLAQACRDAYPPWISVPLWVLAELAICATDLAEVLGTAIALNLLFGLPIEIGVVLTALDVFVVLWLQNKGIRWIEAFIITLLGVVAISFAIQLAMANPDWRGVLGGFAPSRVILTDPDMLYLALGIIGATVMPHNLYLHSGIVQTRAYGREERDLREALRFATIDSSAALLFAFLVNASLLIVAAATFHSAGQTQVTELEQAYKILTPLLNSATAPTLFAIALLCCGINASVTATMAGQIVMEGFIEIRLPTWLRRLVTRLVAILPAVIVLQFYGNTRTTDLLILSQVVLALQLPFAVTPLVLLTASRKKMGALAPPLWQTGLASAIAVMLIALNLTLVTGMVLR, from the coding sequence ATGACGGCGAATATTGACCATCGGCCGAGAAAAATCGGTTGGCAACGCGCCCCGCGCGAACCTTCGCTTGTCGAAGCCTTCGCCTCGGTGCCGTTGGCCCCCGGAGCGACATCGTGGCGTAGGTTTCTCGCCTTTCTGGGCCCCGGATACCTTGTCGCCGTGGGCTATATGGACCCTGGAAACTGGGCGACGGCGGTCGCCGGAGGATCCCGCTTCGGCTATGCGCTTCTCTTCGTTGCTTTGCTTTCGAATGTCATGGCGATCGTCCTGCAAGCGCTTTGCGCCAGGCTCGCGATTGCGACCGGCCGCGATCTTGCGCAGGCCTGCCGGGACGCCTATCCGCCCTGGATCAGCGTACCTCTTTGGGTGCTGGCGGAACTGGCGATTTGCGCGACCGACCTCGCCGAGGTGCTTGGAACAGCGATCGCGCTCAATCTGCTCTTCGGCCTGCCGATCGAGATCGGCGTGGTACTGACCGCGCTCGACGTTTTCGTCGTGCTTTGGCTACAGAACAAGGGCATTCGCTGGATCGAGGCTTTCATCATCACACTGCTTGGCGTGGTTGCCATTTCCTTCGCCATCCAACTGGCCATGGCGAATCCGGACTGGCGCGGAGTGCTAGGCGGCTTTGCCCCAAGCCGCGTGATCCTGACCGACCCCGATATGCTTTATCTGGCGCTCGGCATCATCGGCGCAACCGTCATGCCGCATAACCTTTATCTCCATTCGGGCATTGTCCAGACTCGCGCCTACGGCCGCGAGGAGCGCGACCTCCGCGAGGCACTTCGCTTCGCGACGATCGATTCCAGCGCCGCCTTGCTCTTCGCCTTTCTCGTCAACGCCTCGCTGCTCATCGTCGCTGCGGCGACATTCCACTCCGCCGGCCAGACCCAAGTGACCGAGTTGGAGCAGGCCTATAAGATCCTTACGCCGCTTCTGAACAGCGCAACTGCGCCGACACTCTTTGCGATCGCGCTCCTGTGCTGCGGCATTAACGCCAGCGTGACGGCGACCATGGCCGGGCAGATCGTGATGGAGGGCTTCATCGAGATCCGCTTGCCAACATGGCTGCGGCGCCTGGTAACCCGCCTCGTCGCCATTCTGCCCGCAGTGATAGTGCTGCAATTTTACGGCAATACCCGCACCACGGACCTCCTGATCTTGAGCCAGGTCGTATTGGCCCTGCAATTGCCGTTCGCAGTGACGCCGCTGGTGTTGCTAACAGCTTCACGCAAGAAGATGGGGGCTCTCGCACCGCCGCTCTGGCAGACAGGGCTGGCCAGCGCGATAGCGGTTATGCTGATCGCGCTCAATCTGACGCTTGTCACGGGCATGGTGTTGCGGTGA
- a CDS encoding DUF4189 domain-containing protein yields the protein MTLRSAIAAIGVLFVCSGQLGAADLPARPIKGPVPPPTKESGIWAAIAYASANEKHGFFWGADKRQEAADLALEHCRRAGGDDCVVVSVFRNHRHWDDDDRTGFPYHHCGALAVAQEPAVAQESAVAQKSAVAQEFAMAKGKGDRITSDRVRPWSAKAAPTRREAEDQAVQACERTGTQCAVREWVCT from the coding sequence ATGACACTCCGCTCTGCCATTGCCGCGATCGGCGTGCTTTTCGTCTGTTCGGGGCAACTCGGCGCGGCCGATCTGCCGGCCAGACCGATCAAGGGGCCTGTTCCGCCTCCGACCAAGGAGAGCGGAATCTGGGCGGCGATCGCCTATGCGAGCGCCAACGAGAAGCACGGCTTCTTCTGGGGCGCCGACAAGCGGCAAGAGGCGGCGGATCTGGCCCTCGAGCATTGCCGGCGGGCTGGAGGCGATGATTGCGTCGTCGTGAGCGTCTTCCGCAATCATCGCCATTGGGACGATGATGACCGCACCGGGTTTCCCTATCATCACTGTGGCGCGCTCGCCGTGGCCCAAGAGCCTGCCGTGGCCCAAGAATCTGCCGTGGCCCAAAAATCTGCCGTGGCCCAGGAATTCGCCATGGCCAAAGGCAAGGGCGACCGCATCACGAGCGACCGGGTCAGGCCCTGGAGCGCAAAGGCGGCGCCGACGCGCCGGGAGGCCGAAGATCAGGCCGTGCAGGCCTGCGAGCGGACAGGCACGCAATGTGCCGTGCGCGAATGGGTCTGCACCTGA
- a CDS encoding invasion associated locus B family protein: MTCGLAMICLLLSGQHSAGQQPTGSDYRIKPSDVTLPPNVKLGSYRRITQPFENWTLICDENLQTRQKICNVTQTIEDSAGRLAFSWSLAATKDGNPYMILRTTSDAKYPGLVALRFQGQANPVKVELDGCNAAVCVGMLPVGPAVREQIAKSAIPEVSYETTSGATVTLAATLKGLSKAVEAIR, translated from the coding sequence ATGACTTGCGGGTTGGCCATGATTTGCCTGCTCTTGTCCGGCCAGCACTCGGCCGGGCAGCAGCCGACCGGTTCCGATTACCGGATCAAACCCTCCGACGTGACTTTGCCGCCCAATGTGAAGCTGGGCAGCTACCGCCGGATCACTCAGCCCTTCGAAAACTGGACCTTGATCTGCGACGAAAACCTGCAGACGCGGCAGAAGATCTGCAACGTGACCCAGACCATCGAGGATTCGGCCGGTCGCCTGGCGTTCAGCTGGTCGCTCGCCGCCACCAAGGACGGCAACCCCTACATGATCCTGCGTACCACCTCGGATGCGAAGTACCCCGGACTGGTCGCGTTGCGGTTTCAGGGCCAGGCCAATCCGGTCAAGGTTGAGCTCGACGGCTGCAATGCCGCGGTCTGCGTCGGAATGCTGCCTGTTGGGCCGGCGGTGCGCGAGCAGATCGCGAAGAGCGCGATCCCGGAGGTCTCTTATGAGACGACCAGCGGAGCGACGGTGACGCTTGCCGCCACCCTCAAAGGGCTCTCGAAAGCGGTCGAGGCGATCAGATGA